In Argonema galeatum A003/A1, one DNA window encodes the following:
- a CDS encoding aromatic ring-hydroxylating oxygenase subunit alpha produces MQIFNNWNIINKGWYIACPSQALSQGKAKSVEVCAQKIVIFRGEDGKVRALDAYCPHLGTDLGIGQVDGNWIRCAFHHWAFDETGSCQNIPCQSEIPDQAKLPAYATEDKYGFIWIYPDAKAPEGVVEFDELKGKKIVSQADTAFERSCHHHICMMNGIDAQHLRTIHHLDIKMELSLNRNELGTQIDFTMRGEFPQTTLRERLGKRFLGTSYEYSMRYAHGCIGLLTMMKNVRLFPSLYMIYAYTPIAPGKTRIQPIYVTEKRKGIIGYWIGQFLLFCTRLAYYMLRDEDGKIYDNIRFNPQVILSIDRPLVQYMQYVNQLEASRWSREVINSQDEPFQPI; encoded by the coding sequence ATTATTAATAAAGGTTGGTATATTGCCTGTCCTAGTCAAGCCTTATCTCAGGGAAAAGCAAAATCTGTAGAGGTTTGCGCTCAAAAAATTGTCATTTTTCGGGGCGAAGATGGAAAAGTCCGTGCTCTAGATGCCTATTGCCCTCATCTGGGAACAGATTTAGGAATCGGGCAAGTTGATGGAAATTGGATTCGCTGTGCTTTTCATCATTGGGCATTTGATGAAACAGGATCTTGTCAAAACATTCCTTGTCAATCGGAAATTCCAGATCAAGCTAAATTACCAGCTTACGCAACTGAGGATAAATACGGCTTTATTTGGATTTATCCTGATGCTAAAGCACCGGAAGGAGTTGTTGAATTTGACGAACTGAAGGGCAAAAAAATTGTCAGCCAAGCCGATACTGCCTTTGAAAGAAGTTGCCACCATCACATCTGCATGATGAATGGGATTGATGCTCAACATTTAAGAACTATTCATCATCTAGATATCAAAATGGAGCTATCTTTAAATAGAAATGAATTAGGGACACAAATTGACTTTACAATGCGGGGGGAATTTCCCCAAACAACGCTTCGCGAACGCTTAGGTAAACGATTTTTAGGGACTAGCTATGAGTATTCTATGCGTTATGCTCACGGCTGCATTGGCTTGCTAACGATGATGAAAAATGTACGGTTATTTCCTTCACTTTATATGATCTATGCCTACACTCCCATAGCCCCTGGAAAAACGCGAATTCAACCAATTTATGTGACTGAAAAACGCAAAGGAATAATCGGGTATTGGATCGGACAGTTTTTACTATTTTGTACTCGTTTGGCGTACTATATGCTCAGAGATGAGGACGGCAAAATTTATGATAATATTCGCTTTAATCCGCAGGTAATTCTCAGTATCGATCGACCATTAGTTCAATATATGCAATACGTCAATCAACTTGAAGCGTCTCGATGGTCGCGGGAGGTCATCAATTCTCAGGATGAACCGTTTCAACCCATATAA
- a CDS encoding aromatic ring-hydroxylating oxygenase subunit alpha yields MSPNKPHSTFNNSTQFIEGWYWALPSKELKVGKVKAVTLLGRNLAIYRGISGQAIAIDAYCPHMGAHLAEGKVEGDGIRCFFHNWKYDAEGICVDIPSLEKPLSVCIKTWETAEQYGLIWVWVGKEKPDLLPFVPELEQVDCDYSLGIRFIKNCHPNVLLINAIDAHHFNTVHNLPLEIVFESQELNPNAITFSNTTKGGDNSRLINLIRPLYQNEVTYSMCYWYGSTGTVTLGPDFLHFYIVFALRMIEGGKTEGQTIIITPKRSGCLGWGINRGLLWLTQQVGNYFSKGDTQVFQTIKFDIKTPTKADRSILEFIQHVNRQKALTWETWDVVENVENSDRTYPPTSLVP; encoded by the coding sequence ATGTCTCCTAACAAGCCACACTCGACCTTTAATAATTCAACGCAATTTATTGAGGGATGGTACTGGGCACTACCCTCTAAAGAATTAAAAGTTGGTAAGGTGAAAGCTGTAACGCTTTTGGGTAGAAACTTAGCCATTTATCGGGGTATTAGCGGTCAGGCGATCGCGATTGATGCCTATTGTCCGCACATGGGGGCTCATCTAGCAGAAGGAAAGGTAGAGGGGGATGGAATTCGCTGTTTTTTCCATAATTGGAAGTATGATGCTGAGGGAATTTGCGTAGACATTCCTTCATTGGAAAAACCTTTATCTGTCTGTATCAAAACTTGGGAAACTGCGGAACAGTATGGTCTAATTTGGGTTTGGGTGGGAAAAGAAAAGCCCGATTTGCTACCTTTTGTACCGGAACTAGAACAGGTAGATTGCGATTATAGTTTAGGCATTCGGTTTATTAAAAATTGTCATCCTAATGTGCTGTTGATTAATGCGATCGATGCTCACCATTTCAATACAGTTCACAATCTGCCTTTAGAGATTGTCTTTGAATCACAAGAACTGAATCCTAATGCGATTACTTTTAGCAACACGACAAAGGGAGGTGATAATTCTCGGTTAATTAATTTGATTCGCCCTCTATACCAAAATGAAGTTACTTATAGTATGTGTTATTGGTATGGCAGCACGGGAACAGTAACGCTTGGCCCCGATTTTTTGCACTTCTATATTGTATTTGCATTACGGATGATTGAAGGTGGTAAAACTGAGGGACAAACGATTATAATTACACCTAAGCGATCGGGATGTTTGGGATGGGGAATTAACCGGGGGTTACTATGGTTAACGCAGCAGGTTGGTAATTACTTTTCCAAGGGGGATACACAAGTTTTTCAGACGATTAAATTTGACATTAAAACTCCGACAAAAGCCGATCGCTCAATTCTTGAATTTATCCAGCACGTTAACCGCCAGAAGGCTCTTACTTGGGAAACTTGGGATGTTGTTGAGAATGTAGAAAATAGCGATCGCACCTATCCACCGACCTCTTTAGTACCATAG
- a CDS encoding ferritin-like domain-containing protein gives MTHTLSEYQIAGLNLPHVSPNDRLRRVLTAALPNQGSRIASLNSHYWDAKFFNLERVKIFQEARHDEQSAILLLANRSLLEEAYYIENAGVGYMAKMVLLAETVEERMLYGLFAADEATHLSQISCFLPEISIIGNHDPFLSLLAEVVESTDKTVLLFVLQVVLEGWGLTHYRRLAKECRDRVLAEVFSSFLDAEARHHATGSLLFEEIPISKSSQTLIIELLTRFLMMVQVGPQNVLAPIAQVKGHLSRSQKIQILEELDTETHSGKRLQLLRSLMRGKSADAIVQALEERGAFVPLPAHHCVNPI, from the coding sequence ATGACTCACACTTTGTCAGAATATCAAATTGCTGGATTAAACTTGCCTCATGTAAGCCCTAATGACCGATTAAGGCGGGTTTTGACGGCAGCCTTGCCGAATCAAGGAAGTCGTATAGCAAGCTTAAATTCCCATTATTGGGATGCTAAATTTTTCAACCTGGAGCGAGTTAAAATTTTTCAAGAAGCGAGACATGATGAACAGTCTGCTATTCTTCTACTTGCGAATCGCAGTTTATTAGAAGAAGCGTATTACATTGAGAATGCAGGCGTTGGTTATATGGCAAAGATGGTATTGTTAGCAGAAACTGTGGAGGAGCGAATGCTCTACGGATTGTTTGCGGCGGATGAAGCAACCCACTTAAGCCAAATTAGTTGTTTTTTGCCCGAAATTTCTATAATAGGTAATCACGATCCCTTTCTCAGTTTATTAGCAGAAGTCGTTGAAAGTACGGATAAAACCGTATTGTTGTTTGTGCTACAAGTGGTGTTAGAAGGATGGGGTTTAACCCATTACCGCCGACTAGCAAAGGAATGCCGCGATCGAGTGCTGGCAGAGGTTTTTTCGAGTTTTTTGGACGCAGAGGCACGCCATCATGCTACGGGAAGTTTATTGTTTGAGGAAATTCCTATTTCAAAATCTAGTCAAACATTAATTATCGAATTGTTGACAAGGTTTCTCATGATGGTACAAGTTGGCCCGCAGAACGTGCTAGCCCCGATCGCGCAGGTGAAGGGACATCTTTCGCGATCGCAAAAAATTCAAATCCTAGAAGAGTTGGATACCGAAACCCATAGCGGGAAAAGGTTACAATTGTTGCGATCGCTCATGCGGGGAAAATCAGCAGATGCGATCGTCCAAGCTTTAGAGGAGCGAGGTGCTTTTGTACCTTTACCTGCTCATCACTGTGTCAACCCAATTTAA